The sequence CATTTTACGCGAGGCTTTGCAAATTGCCGATCATAATGCTTACCATATTGCCGAGATCATTGTGATCAGGCGATTGCTGGGGGCGTGGACGCGTTAATAAGCTAAAGGAGATCTGCTGGTATGCCTTAAACGAACAATACTAATTTCATCTGTAGTTACCCGATATGATATGCGGTAGTGATGTACTTCGAAAGCACGCCATGTGCCGTCATTGTCTTTTTTGAATTTATCAAGGGGATATTTCTCGGGGTCTTTTGCCAAATTTATGGTGTGGTCGATAATGTCATCACGAACCATTTCGGCATTTTGCAACGATTCCAGTAAAATATACAAATAGGCTTTGTGTAATTCCTTCGTTGCCTTTTTTTCCCAAACAACTACCATTTACGCGCTTGTATCTTCAAATCTTCAGCTGTTATAAAGTTTCCCTTCTTAATTTCAGCATAACCTTGCTCAAGCTCTTTGTTGTACTGATCAATTGTTTGAGGTTTTTCAGTGGCCTGAAAATCTATGCCCATTAGTTTTAAAGTGCGTAATAGCCATTCTTTTTTACCAGGGTCTTCAATTTTATCAAAATCAATAATCAGTTCCATTGCGCAATCTTAACTGTTTATACAAATCTATCTAAATAAAATAAACCGTACAA comes from Mucilaginibacter mali and encodes:
- a CDS encoding type II toxin-antitoxin system RelE/ParE family toxin — translated: MVVVWEKKATKELHKAYLYILLESLQNAEMVRDDIIDHTINLAKDPEKYPLDKFKKDNDGTWRAFEVHHYRISYRVTTDEISIVRLRHTSRSPLAY